The DNA region CGCCGTGATCGGTCCGGGGGCTGGGACGGGAGCCGAGAGGCGTAGCCGTCAGCTCCGACCGCCGGGATGCCGAACGGTCCGAGTCAGGGCCGATCCCACCCGGGTGGTCCGTCCTCGAGGCTCCGGCGGGAGGACGACGACTCGGGTCCTATCTCTGTCCGACAAAAAGACAGAACACTCAAAATTATATAATACTAGCAATAACAATATATTTCTCGCCAGGTCCGGTCCCGGTGCCATCGCTGTCGAGAGCGGATCACGGACCACAGTCGCGCCGCCCGGTTGTCGCTCAGGGGACTGTGCGGACGCCGATCCGAAACACCCGTGAAAAGACCCGAGAGAGGCTTGACGGCGTGATAGTCGCGTGTGGATGGGGACTGTCCGAGTAGACACCCTGTCGTCGTGGGCGGACCCCCCACACGGAACCGAGAGACGTCACGTCCCTATCCCTCGGGTTCCTCGTTCGGGAGAAGCCGACGAACCGTCCCGGGCTGCGGAGAGCGAGGTTACGACGGTCGTCACGTCCAGCCAACGGAACCGCTAGCTAAATACAATAGAAAATCATATATTGTATCTGTCTAATTTCGAAACTACCCGGAGTTCTTATCTATCTACGAGGACGTCGACTGCGGGGCCGAGGAACACCGTGTCGAAGCGGTGCAGGCGGACCTGTGCGAGACGCCGGCGCGTCGTTCGATGCACCACGACGACGATCGATCGTTCGGTTCGGCGGGCCGACGCCGCGACGCGCTCTCTCTTTCCGGGTGATTGGCGGCGTCACCCGCCGCGTCCGGTCGGTCCGACGAGGAGGCGGCGAGAGTCGGAGGGACCGTTCACGGCAGCTGGCGGTTCGGGTGCGGAATAACGCCGCAGGCGTCGGTCACCGTGGCCCCGCGTCGTCTGGAGCCGACCGGCCCGGCGGGGGACAAGTCATATGTGACGCTGTCGTATCGTGTGACACCGCTATGATCTCTCGGCGAACGATCCGTAACGGAGCGATCGGCGCAGTCCTCGGCACTGCCCTCGGTTTCGTCCCGCTGGTGTTGTTGATCGCGCCGATCGTCGGCGGCGTCGCTGGCTATCTCGAACGCGACGGCGTGAAGCCGGGCGCGGTCGCCGAGGGAGTCGCCGGCCTCTTGATGGCCGCGCTCACGACGCTCGTCACCGGGACGGTGCTGTTCGTGCGATTCGGCGACCTGTCTTTCGCGTCGCCCGACGTCCTTCACCGCCACGCTCGTCGCGGACGAACCGATCGACACCGCCGACCTGTTCGACGACGAACCGCTGCTCGTCCCGGGGGCCGACCGGACTGAGGTCGACTGTTTCAGGGGCAGTTCGGCGACACACCGCTGCTTCGAGTACGACGGCCAGGTGTACGCCGACTATGAGACCAGCGAAGCGGCGACGGTCTACGTCTCCGCGCAGCTCGACGGGGGCAACGAGTGGTTCGCCGGGGGGTGGACCGGCAACGAATATCGGGAGTGGTCCCGGGTCCAACTCGACGGTCCGCAGTCGGGCTGGCGACGCACGGACGGCGAGGTCGAAGATACGTGGTCGGCTGATTGGTTCGTGGCAGCTGTTCTTCGAACCACGAGTAGCTCGCGAGGCTCGGTCAAACGATTACGCCTGACTGCAACAGGGCGACCAGTGCGGTCAGGACAACGGTTCCGATCACTGTCGTCACGAAGATTGTGGTACTGAGATATTCGGGGGCCGTGATACCGTCGACCGCCCTGACATCGGCGTACTCGATGATCAGCGCCAACGGGATGACGGCCGCAGGGGTCGCACATTCGAGTATGAACACCCGGGCGACGGTCGGATTGTCGAATCCAAGCGCGAGTGCGATCCCGATCCCGATCATCGGTGCAACGCCGAGCTTCAGGACCGAGGGAGTGACCGTGCGAGAAACGGCCGATACGTCGGTGTCTGCCAACTGGACGCCCAGTATCAAGAGCATTATCGGGATCGAGGAGTCGCCGACGAGTCGGAGTGTCTCCATTAGTGCAGTCTCCCCTGTCGGAACGAGACCGAGACCGCGTACCAGGACCGCAGCGATGACGGCGTACACAAGCGGTAGGCGGAAGATTTCTTTGACAGAACGGAGAGCGCTTCGGTCCGTCCCGCGTGACGCGATATACACGCCGAGCGTGTAGACGATCAGGTTCTGAATCGTCAGGTACAGTACCGCAGTGGTTCGTCCGACGTCTCCGAACGCGAATTCCGAGAGCGGAATCCCGATGAACCCGGAGTTGGGGATTGCCGCCGCGAGCATCATCGCGCCGAGTAGCGGCCCGGACTCACCGACGAGTCGACCAGCAATCCAGGCGACACCCACCATAACGAGAGCGTAAGCGATGACACCGACACCGAGTTTCACGATCGCGGCCCCACTCAGGTCAGTCGTCGCGATGCTGTGGAAGGCAAGCGCAGGGACCAGTACGTAGAGCCCGACGGTGTTTAATGACGTAACGTCGATGTCAGCCACACGTGTCAGCAGGTACCCGACTGCAGCGATGACGAGAATCGGGCCGACGGCACCAGTAAATGCAGAGATCAGTGACATTCGTTGCTAGTAGTGTGTCCTCCCGCGTGTGTAATAGACGCCGCCCACCGCTCGTGGACTTGGCTATAGACCATCTGTGTGTAACGGCACTCCACACTGCTTTCGTATTACTCATTTGGTTTACCCACGAGAGATCACGGCTCGATCAGATCACACGAAGAGACGACGAACGGGGGCGGTCCCTCGGCAATCCCCAGTTGATGGGGCACGACGGCAACTTCGGATATTTCACCTCTTGGGGCTACAGACGGTCGGAAACGGCCTCAATCGGATGTGGGGGAATGTCATCCACGCCGTCGCGGTCCCCCAACTGAGAGCGGCAGGATCCGCCAGGGGCGACGATCCCGTCTGCATCACTGGCGGCGACCTCCTCGAACAACAGGCGGCCGATAGCCTGTGAGAGGTCGTAGTGTTCATCGTGGTAGCCGAAACTTCCGGCCATCCCACAGCAGGTGGTCTCCAGCGGATCGACGGCGTATCCGACACGCCGGAGGACGCCGACGGCGTGGTGGTCTTTGTTCGTGGCCTTCTGGTTGCAGTGACCGTGATAGCTCAGCGACCCGGCCGTACCCAGAGATCTGTCGTCGATCGGCAACGATTCGTCCAGTCGGTGGAGATCCAAATACTCCATCACACCGTAGGCGCTGTTGGCCACCCGTTCGACAGCTGGCCCGTTGAGGAGATCGAGGTACTCGTCTTGGAACATCACAGCGTCGGACGGTTCGACGAACGCGATGTCCCAACCGTCAGCCACCCGGTCGGCTAACGTGTCCGTGTTCGCCCGTGCCCTTTCGCGCGCAGTATCGAGCAGTCCCGACGAGAACGCCGCGCGACCGGACGGCACCGTGCCGCCGGGAATATCGACGTGGACACCGGCCGCTTCCAGCGACCGGACAGCAGCTTTCCCCGCCCGTGGATACGAGTAGTTCGTGTATGTATCCGGGAACAGCAGAACGCTATGGTCCGCATCCGCCCGCGGAACCGACGATCCGCCGCGCTGTTCGAACCAATCTTCGAGCGTCTCTCGCCGGAACGGTGGTAACTCTCGTTCGGGGGCAATACCGAACAGTTTCTGCATAGCGGTTCGGGCACCGGGAACCGCTGTTACCCAGTTCGACAACGGTGCGAGTGCGGAGCCGATTCGGGACGCGGTGTCGATGTTGGCGAACAGCCGCTCCCGGATGCTGACACCCTCCTTCTCGTGGTGTAGGTGTTTCACCTCGGCCTTGAGCTTCGCCATATCGACGCCGGTCGGACAGTCGCTCTTACACCCCTTGCAGCCGACACAGAGATCCAGCACCTCCCTCTGAAAGCGCTCGGAGTGGAGTTCGTCCTCGGGTAGGTCCCCGCTGATGGCCGACCGGAGCAGATTCGCGCGACCGCGTGTCGTCTGTATCTCTTCTTCCGAGGCGCGGTAGGTCGGGCACATCACGTCCTCGCTGGTCTGGCGGCAGGTCCCGCATCCGTTGCAGAGCTCCACGAGATGTGAGAAACCACCCTCCTCGTCGAAATCGAGTGTCGTCTGGGGCTCCAGTGACTGGTAGTCGGCCCCGTACCGGAGGTTCTCTCGCATATCCGCACCGACGCCGCGATTCGTATCTGGGCCGATGTCGTCAGGCCCCTCGCGGTAGACGACGTTCCCCGGGTGCATCCACCACTCCGGGTCGAAGGCCGTCTTGACTCGCTTGAACGCGTCCCACAGTGTCTCCCCGTACATCTTGGGGGTGAACTCCGTGCGGGCCATCCCGTCTCCGTGTTCCCCGGAGAACGATCCGTGGTGTTCGAGCACGAGGTCAGTCACGTCGTCGGTGATCGAGTGCATCGCCTCGATCCCCGCCTCGTCCTTGAGGTTCAGTATCGGCCGGATGTGGAGCGTTCCACTGCCCGCGTGGGCGAAGTACGCGGCCGACGTGCCGTGGTCGTCGAGGACCGCCTCGAACTTCTGAACGTACTCGGCGAGTTCCGATGGCGGAACCGTGGCGTCCTCGATGAAGGGGTACGGTTTCGGGTCACCCTCCAGGGACATCAGGAGGGGGATCGCCGCCTTACGAAGCTTCCATATGTCCGCCTGCTCCTCGTCGGTGTAGGCCTCGACGACGTCGAACGCCGCGCCAGCGGCGAGGAACCGGTCGTTGGTCTCGGCGATAGCCGTCTCGAAGTCGTCGTGGAGTTCGGAGTCGTATTCCAGCATCAGCGCGGCCGCGGTCCCATCGGGGATCGGCTCGACGTACTCGGAGTACCCATCAGACTCGGCGGCCAGTCTGAACACCTCGTCGTCCATCAATTCCACGGCACTGACGTCGTACTCCAGTGCGACTGGGACGGCCTCCATCGCCGCGCCGAGATCCTCGAAGCAGTACAGCGCCAGGGCTGTCTCCTCGGGGACGGTCACCAGCGACAGCTCTGCCTCGACGATGACGCCCAACGTCCCTTCGGCCCCGACGAACAGTTTCGCGAGATTCAGGACTCGCTCTCCGTCGTCGTTCTCGTAGACGACACGGTCGAGGTTGTACCCTGTGACGCGTCGTTTGAGGTCCGGGTAGCGGGCCGCGATCTCCTCGGTATTGTTCTCGACGACCTGCCGTACGGTCCGGTAGATCTCGGCCTCGCGGTCGTCCTTTGCGACGATGTCGTCCCACTCGTCGGAGTCGATGACGACCTCGCGGGCGTGAATGAGTGATCCGTCGGAGAGAACAGCTTTCACCGCCTCTGTGTACGCGTCAGTGATACCGTATCTGACCGAGTGCGCACCCGTCGAGTTGTTCCCGATACCGCCGCCGACCGTTGCTCGGTTTGAGGAGGCGGGATCGGGCGCGAATTTCAGGCCGTGCGCCGCGAGTTCGTCGTCGAGGTCGTCTTGCACTACGCCAGGCTGGATTCGGGCCCGCCGATCATCGGGACGGACCTCCAGAATATCGTCCATATGCTGCGACACGTCGAGGACGACGCACCCCGGCCCGACCGTCTGTCCGGCCAGTGAAGAGCCGGTCCCTCGTGGGAGAATCGGAACGCCGTGTGACGTCGCGACGTCCACCGCAGCCTGCACGTCGTCGACGCCTGTCGGATATACGACCCCAGCCGGTTCTGCGCGATAGATACTCCCGTCGGTCGCGTACAGGATCCGCGCGTACTCGTCGAACTCAACGCCGCCGTCGACGCGCGACCGGAGTTCCGCGGCGAGTTCGCGGAACGCCGAGGCATCGGGACGGGCGAGTTCGAGTTCGCGTGCAGACCACGTAGAGTCGGATCTCTCAGTTGCCATACCCCTGATTCCGGAGTACCGACAAATAAAACCTGTGTTGGACGGTGTCAATCGACAAGGTCGGGGAAGAGCAACGCCGCTACGGACCTGCTGTTCGAACCGAGACCCGGGTTCCGTGTGAGTCAGTTCCCGACGTCTGTCGCACGCTCCACGACATCGCTGCCGTACATCTCTTCGAGAGCCTCGTGCTGGTCGGGACGATGGTCGTAGACGTCCTGGAACAACGTGACAGGCGTCTGCGCGGCCTGATAGGTCGCCTCGTCCCACATCCGGTCCTTCGTGACTTCTACCTCGACTCCATCGACGACGAGCGTCGCGGCCCTGGTCATCGCGATAGCGCCCTTGCCTGCCTCCTTGGCAGCCTCGAACTCCTCCATCGAGTCGACGATGTCGTTGAGACTCGGGACGTACGCCGTCCGGTCCAGTAGTTCCTCGCGGAGGTCGTCCTCACTGAGGCGATGCTCCTCGTTTCCGATGTGCAGGTCGTACTCGTCGTCTGCCGTCTGTTCCAGCGAGACTGCGTCGTCGTCGTACACCTGTTGACCGTTCACCTCTTCGAGTTCGACCTCACGATCACCAACGTCGAGAAGCCAGCGGCCGGTCTCGGGCGGCAACGGGGCCGTGTTCGCTTCGACGACCTGCCCGGGAGTCAGCGACCAGATACCCGTCATCCCCTTCGCTCGGTTGTCTGCCATCCGCTCGTGGTAGCCCTCCACGTCGCGGATGTCGTCGTACGGGCCGTCGACAGCGATGAGACCGGCCGCGCTGGCTCCCCGTGAGGTGTTGTGACGGAGTTCGGCCCACGGCGGAAGTTCACCTGTGGGCGTCATCGCGCGCATATCCTTCGTGTAGTCCACCTCGCCGTCGACGAGCAGGAAGAGGCGTTCGAGGTTGTTCGAAGGTTTGCCCATCTCCGCTCGGAGGTCGCCGAGGGCGAGTTCTGCCTCACCACTCTCGACGATCACCGACATCGAGAGGCTCCCCTCTTCGAGACCGTGTTCGTTCTCGATGATGGTGAAGAACTCGTCGGCTTTCTTCCAGTCGTCGATGTCGCCGACCTCCGGGATGACGAACCCGTCGATGTGTTCGACAGCGCCGTTGTCCGGGTCAGCGACCTCCAGCATCTGCTGGAACCCCTGATACCGCGTCGTCGGCGACTCGCGGTGCCAGACGACACGCGGGTGAATCTCACCGGGGAAGTCGGTGCCGTGTTCGGCGACGACCTCGACGATGTTCTGGACACCTTCCGCACGCATATTGGGTGCAGTAGCGTCCTCGTTGTCGGGGACCCAGACATCTGGGGCCTCCATCCCACGGAGTTGTGCCGCACTTCGAATCATCTTCGCCGTGTCGTCCTCGCCGTCGACTGCCGTCGGCGAGGTGAAGAACGTTCGGACGAACTCCCTCTCGTAGTGCCTTTCGACGCTCATAAGACACGACAGACAGAGTAATGGGCATCACTAATACCCGGCTGTACAGGCAAATATAGCTGTATCATCGCGACTAGCAGCGGGTAGACGACAACGGCCACACGCGTGATACACTCAGACGGCTCTCGATCGCTTCGCCCACCCGATGCGCGTTATCGCTTCTGCGCCGAGCTGACCGAGGAGACCCGCGGCTTCGAGATCGTGTTCCTCGAAGGCGTCGACGACTATGTCGCCGGCGCTGAGCACGCCGTGGTTCCCGATCGGGACGTACAGCCCCGACCGCAGTTCGCCACGATTGTGATCGTCTTCGGTCATCTCGTGGTCTGTGTGGATCTCTGGGTCACCAGTCCGGT from Haloarcula litorea includes:
- a CDS encoding AEC family transporter, which encodes MSLISAFTGAVGPILVIAAVGYLLTRVADIDVTSLNTVGLYVLVPALAFHSIATTDLSGAAIVKLGVGVIAYALVMVGVAWIAGRLVGESGPLLGAMMLAAAIPNSGFIGIPLSEFAFGDVGRTTAVLYLTIQNLIVYTLGVYIASRGTDRSALRSVKEIFRLPLVYAVIAAVLVRGLGLVPTGETALMETLRLVGDSSIPIMLLILGVQLADTDVSAVSRTVTPSVLKLGVAPMIGIGIALALGFDNPTVARVFILECATPAAVIPLALIIEYADVRAVDGITAPEYLSTTIFVTTVIGTVVLTALVALLQSGVIV
- a CDS encoding FAD-binding and (Fe-S)-binding domain-containing protein, coding for MATERSDSTWSARELELARPDASAFRELAAELRSRVDGGVEFDEYARILYATDGSIYRAEPAGVVYPTGVDDVQAAVDVATSHGVPILPRGTGSSLAGQTVGPGCVVLDVSQHMDDILEVRPDDRRARIQPGVVQDDLDDELAAHGLKFAPDPASSNRATVGGGIGNNSTGAHSVRYGITDAYTEAVKAVLSDGSLIHAREVVIDSDEWDDIVAKDDREAEIYRTVRQVVENNTEEIAARYPDLKRRVTGYNLDRVVYENDDGERVLNLAKLFVGAEGTLGVIVEAELSLVTVPEETALALYCFEDLGAAMEAVPVALEYDVSAVELMDDEVFRLAAESDGYSEYVEPIPDGTAAALMLEYDSELHDDFETAIAETNDRFLAAGAAFDVVEAYTDEEQADIWKLRKAAIPLLMSLEGDPKPYPFIEDATVPPSELAEYVQKFEAVLDDHGTSAAYFAHAGSGTLHIRPILNLKDEAGIEAMHSITDDVTDLVLEHHGSFSGEHGDGMARTEFTPKMYGETLWDAFKRVKTAFDPEWWMHPGNVVYREGPDDIGPDTNRGVGADMRENLRYGADYQSLEPQTTLDFDEEGGFSHLVELCNGCGTCRQTSEDVMCPTYRASEEEIQTTRGRANLLRSAISGDLPEDELHSERFQREVLDLCVGCKGCKSDCPTGVDMAKLKAEVKHLHHEKEGVSIRERLFANIDTASRIGSALAPLSNWVTAVPGARTAMQKLFGIAPERELPPFRRETLEDWFEQRGGSSVPRADADHSVLLFPDTYTNYSYPRAGKAAVRSLEAAGVHVDIPGGTVPSGRAAFSSGLLDTARERARANTDTLADRVADGWDIAFVEPSDAVMFQDEYLDLLNGPAVERVANSAYGVMEYLDLHRLDESLPIDDRSLGTAGSLSYHGHCNQKATNKDHHAVGVLRRVGYAVDPLETTCCGMAGSFGYHDEHYDLSQAIGRLLFEEVAASDADGIVAPGGSCRSQLGDRDGVDDIPPHPIEAVSDRL
- the aceB gene encoding malate synthase AceB; the encoded protein is MSVERHYEREFVRTFFTSPTAVDGEDDTAKMIRSAAQLRGMEAPDVWVPDNEDATAPNMRAEGVQNIVEVVAEHGTDFPGEIHPRVVWHRESPTTRYQGFQQMLEVADPDNGAVEHIDGFVIPEVGDIDDWKKADEFFTIIENEHGLEEGSLSMSVIVESGEAELALGDLRAEMGKPSNNLERLFLLVDGEVDYTKDMRAMTPTGELPPWAELRHNTSRGASAAGLIAVDGPYDDIRDVEGYHERMADNRAKGMTGIWSLTPGQVVEANTAPLPPETGRWLLDVGDREVELEEVNGQQVYDDDAVSLEQTADDEYDLHIGNEEHRLSEDDLREELLDRTAYVPSLNDIVDSMEEFEAAKEAGKGAIAMTRAATLVVDGVEVEVTKDRMWDEATYQAAQTPVTLFQDVYDHRPDQHEALEEMYGSDVVERATDVGN